Within the Pieris napi chromosome 10, ilPieNapi1.2, whole genome shotgun sequence genome, the region ATAATCTTTCCTAAATTTGACTTGTGCTCTTTGTCGTGcgaaaatataacattaaagaaaaaaatatttcaatcagAAATGTCAGTTGGAGAGTTTCTCGTTTCTCTTCGAAAAATCGTATACGTAGATGATTCCtcctgttctattaaaacaaaatgttttacctgcgatattattatttaaataatctgaaTTATCCGGCTGCTGCATTGGTTCCTTGCAAAGTAACATATCGACATGATCCGATCCGTTTGCGTAATTTACATCGTACCCTATATTTAAACGTATATATTAGTCTTATGAAGGAATAATTCGATCATTTTCTTTGAACTTTATTCACTTGTGATAAGGTTTATAATTCAATGACCCTTAAGAGTCTGttacaaattgtattaatgATACATTGACAAAGCGATGTGAGAATTTTCTagtctattttttttagatcaaATATGTGTTTCCCATACATTATGTTCATTGGATCGGTAAAAAAGGCGGCGGTAAATCGGCAGGCGGTTTTAGAGTTTATgataactatataataaatataaatatttttttatttattccaaaaACAGTTTTACCTCTTTCCAGACGCGGTAAGAGAAAACTTCTCTAGACGCTTACTCTAAACTATTCAAAATAgaataaagaattaaaaatgtaagcaAATCATTCCAAGAATAGTAATCGTTTCTGTGattcgtttattttttattttgaaactggcaacattttttgaatacagattcataaaaaaattagttaataattggtactatttgtttttgactcattattactattttttacaCCAGACCTTTTTggttacatttttaaacataaattccATTTATCTAGCGTTATGACGTCACGTGCAAAGATATTGAAAGAATAGATGAAAAAAACCATAGACACTCACTAGGATAAGCATTGTGCGATAAAACTGTGGATGTTGGGTACACCTTCCTGAAAGCCATGCGTTATATACAAATAGCAGTGAACAAATCCATTACAAAATGCGCCAATCTAGGCTTAAGTGGTCTTAAGACTAGATTCATTTCTTAGAATATAAGATATCCGATGTGAAGAAGCAACACAGTAGACAAGTTATTGCGTACAAGAGTACGTACTCAAGGTGAAGTAAACTCAAAATTAATCTCAATATCTttcaaatcattattttttaataaaacaaacaatagtTGATGTCTACGCAATGATTCTTCACAGCGAAAATTTGCAAGACACAAAATATACACCAAGCTGAACCGGGGTTTAATTTCAACCCACTAGTAATCGCTACGAATCATAGTGTTCCTACGACAAGAGcgattaatattttctataggtAAATTAATGACTCATAGTTATTACGAATAGGTTCTTGAAAACAGTAAAATTTCAATGCCCGGGTTGAAAAATGTACtgttttactatatttaaagGAATGAGTGCATCTAGTTAGTAAATTTAcgataaaaaacattattttaaaataaaaataaattatgcatTTAGCGTGCTGCTGATGCATTAGTAAGCCGATGGCATCCAATCATTCAAAGACAAATTTGCTATCTGCCATTAGTCATAACATTTTGACAGATGACAGAGTGAGTTCACAGGCTTGTCTCTGGATCTCAGCCATAGTGAGATTAAGCATTATGCCTGGGATAGTTTGAATAGGAGCTTTTTACGTTTATGACGTCGATGAAACGAAACCGTTTTCTGTTGACAGTAAActagtttaataaaagtttgtttttcGTTTCGTTTACGTCAAAACCCAGATTATAAAACTATTCGTTTCAATGACCACCACTAGTTGAGTACCAGGTATGAAGAACTCATGCGAAGTTACCCGTCATactcatattaaatatttacaattgtaGTTCTGGCTCTAATCTAGTCTGAATCATTTGTATGAGAAATCTTAATGCGCGCGGAACCACCAGAGGCGCATCATACAGATATTTAACCCGGACTCGCAAGACTGAttcataacatttaaatgtgtgcattaaaaataaaccttgTGTCAATGCAATTAAGACCCGATAACAttcacaaatttaaattaataatgaaacaatcttgctaagggtcgattcgaccaaacttcaatttatacacgagtaactataccaagaataatctattctatgattttaatctcgagtaaatccatagtcgtttgtccacgtaatcgatagtataattgcgctaggaatatcaatacgcgaatagcaagagaatggtgaacgaaaataaaactcggcaaataaatgttgttctacaacgggacagtgtaagagcatacatcatgtcaactcgattttgccgcattatagtgtgaaaaagtagcttttaacaggtgtcaaacgacaacaaaaagtttttatttcttgtttgtttgaggctttcgtctaaaaaggaacttctgttgagcctagttgaatttcattctaatattatagaaaaccaaaaatctaaaaataaataaataaataataaattgtttaaacgtttcattatacaatgccagactattaatttaatgcgttgcgttgacttgaaattaaaacacagaatacatatttgtgaaatgacagaaatcagctgattggactgactgacgccatttaattattctaggaatagctgttattccgcGCGAAACAGCGGTATAGtagcaattcccgaataagcccactattcttagaatttgtagttggtaaaacgtaaaattgatttactctcgattaactgacgatttattctaagattaagatttactcttgtttgttcgaatcgaccctaaaaGCATTAAAGGGGTTAATCTGGCCATCAAAGCAAGACTCATTAATttcatgttaaaattatttagtgtTTCGACCAAAGCAAGAACTTCAGACGCGGTAAAGACGAAATTAAATaccaatttcataaaaaaaatgaatctTGCTAAGTGTTCCTGGTAAAAGGCACTGGAGGGATTTCTTTTGTGCAATGTAAACAAGAATATACAGTCGCAACTAAAATTAATGTGAATAAATTGTTAGATACGTTTACTTTAAATCTTTTGTGCATTGCTaggtgaaaatttaaaaaaaaagtggtcACGTGGCCATCAAAGCAGGATTGAAAGGTCTTATCAGAAACGAGACTGACTTCAGTATGTTAAAATCTAATGATTAGATTAGATTAGATTCTAAAGCCGAATTTACATTACGAAACTAGTGGCTCGGAATTAGTTTTATGACATAAATTTCATCAACAATTTCACGTGTAAATTTACAGTTTCATAATGCATGCATCGGTTTCGCGACACTGGATAAATTTCGTGCCATGcgcatattttttgtaaaactaatGTCACGCAACTACTTTCACGATGAAAACGCGACACGAAACTAGTGTCGCGAAAGCATTTGCACAGGGCAGACGTGTGTGTTTGAGTGCATCGTGCAGCTAAATGACCGCCAAAATGGCAAACCAACGTTGGtcagttgataaaaatataaaattcaacgAATACCAGCGTAACGAGTGTCTTTGGGATCCAAAACACcctcaatataaaaatagagaTGCTAGAGAGGCTATGATGTTGACAGAGCCATGTCGTTGGTGATACTGTTGATTTCACGacactattattttttgttaaagtagTTTCACACGTGCTGCAACTATTTTCATGAAACTCATTCCAACATGCATAATACTAGTTTCGTAATGTAAATTCGGTTTAATACATTCTTGGCGTACGAAAGTCAAGTCTCGCGTCTGTATATACCCGCGTATTTTACATTGTAAAATACACCttaacataaagcattaaaGATGAAATTGCAAATTAAAGTATATACGACTTACGTGGACATAATAGTCATTGTGCTGTTTGTGCATGTGGTTTTACTCTTCGTACTGATTTGTAAGAGTGAAGAATTTGTAAAGAGTGACTTGAAGTTATATATTGTCTCCAATTGGATTGTCTGAACGGTGGTTTGAGGCATGTATGTGGAATATGAACCTGAAACGTtagaatatttatgtataaaactagcgatatattaattttttcacaaccatatttctgtcatgaataaattttttatttatttttatttctgataattgataaaaatagtaatttgtACAAATATGTACCTATTCATTTCATAAGTAATAGAAATATGTTTGAATAGCAACTATAGCTTTTCAAATTTCAGGTATTAaaacattcataaaaactattcaATCACTGAAatgattgaaataaatgacaCATTCGTACGGAACGTCTGTCGCCTGAAACGTCATTTGATCTAAGATTTCCGAACTGCGCCTCACTTGTATTTACGCGTAAGATACGCGCGCCCGCATCGACTTACGCCCGAACtcaataacctatctcaatccattTTTAGCATCTGAGAtcttaaatgttgtaacaagtgtgccaataacaaccaatcgacggattgtaatagccatctgtcgatacaagctatccatgggaggtcgtatcggtgtctgtggatagacctttgtatgaaaatgatagttgacgaaagctcgatttcaacagttaattattttaacagattttaacttacaccggtttttaaaataattaaaaaaactgtttgttatgttttaaacatacacatgtatattttaatgttatttgtacggttttatttactttatttggtttacattgattatcaaatatgagtgtaAACTCagtaaaatggaacgacaaagagcattttatccgccgccaaaaatggattgtcgtagggtttggttattgagatgcagataggagatcgatcgactgtcacggtctgatctcagattGTGGATTAATTACTGGGTTCGGACGTAAGTCGCGTGAGAGATTACTTGACCTAACGCCACATGAAAAGAAATTGTTCCGAACAGAACTTTAAAgctgaaatatattatttttcttaaaatttattgatattattaattatatataaaattattgctCCTTTATTGAGTTCAACATCTAGTTAAACCATATTGCTATTATAGTAATCTATTTAGAATCTTACATTATGTAGTTAAATTAACTTATAACCCGTGAAGCCAACGGTAAAATCTAGTGTaggtaaacaatttttatgtaCAATCTAGATCTCGAAAAcctcaaatcaaaataatttattaaatactaactggcctggcgaacatcgtaccgcctaacagtcgattctttatttttttttaatacttattctgctattcgggacaccggtgtagctagtaagataaaaaaagaaagttgataatacaacaaatacattatgtcaaaaactaaaaatttaccttcccggaacccctccactaacacttgaactttatgatatggtattagagttcaaattgcctttaaatattattacggatattttgtatggaatatagaagtgttgtttttagtctttttcactcaattttttataatttttctctccgtaagaaccatactcgtacttcaaggaatattataaaaaaagaatcagacaaatcggtcaagccgttttcatgttatgtcgtgacaacggaaaacgggtttcatttttatatatatatagatataactAGTTTAATTGCTATAtgatttaagtttataaaaattacagaataaatatttcaaataaaaacttacacTCGTCAGACTCGGCGCTAACTTGTACAAATAATTGTTGCTCATAATCCCGATGATGGAATTTGCTGAAAACGTCTGCAATTTTTGGCAAACCGTTCTCTTGATATGTTTCATATTTCGTTTGTTCAACGCGTTTTTCATAATACAGAATTTCTACACCATCGTTTGTTTCGATGGATGTGTTCGCTTCACAAAATGCCGAATCAATAGACATATttctttgtataaaattatgttccGAGTTATTTCTCTCTAGATCTTGTAAGACATCCCTTATTATTTCACTGGTTGGTGGCGGTTTCTCCTGGATAAAGGCGTTAACTTTTGAGACCGTTCCATCATTTCTGCGTAGGGTCAAATCAGCTTTTTGAAGCTTTACTATGGGATTGGGCTGTATTGGATATATACCACTCAGGATTCTCTGTCGTTTCGCCGGTAGAGGTGCAATAGTTTGAGTAGCCTTgaacacaataataaaaataattaatgaatgttaatattattggtGTACTAATAAATTTGTTACTATTATGACTATATATAAGGCCACACAATCcttctttttaattaagctGGAAATATGTGTCAGTGTTCATTCCTATTAAACAGTCTTAATAAACACATGATCATTCTAAATAACTTTGCATGtcagaaataaattttcttttctttagaaagcttaaattaattaggacttatacctatatatatttatgtgtatgtagtttgtattgtttaagaatcacttaaaaatatttgcttataaattgatttgatattaaccaaaacttaatttactttaactGAATATAGAGACGTTtaaccaaaaacaataaaaattataaaaaaatggaagTTGAGTCACAAACAGATATGTTCACAAAACAAACGGTTACAATGTAATGTATGGTATGCAgctttaatagtaaaaatatcaatacttACACTGGTATTATACGTCACTTTCACATTATCTTTCCTCATAATAATATCTGCATTCACTTGACGTTTCATGAAACATTGTGATGTTAGCTCAACTTTGTGTATTTGTTCATCGACCAATTGATTTGTTTTCCTTTGGTAATTTCTGACACTCAGATTTTCATATTGTTTCAAAGTCTTATGGGCATCCAAGTTTTTTGGGGTATCAGCATTCATAAATCTTGCAAGGAGGCTCTGACgagtattatattttgaaatatgaaTATCTGTCATATTCCTGGCCAATTTAAGTCTTGGAGTTGCAGTTATTGGTGGGGAAAATGTTggtaactttttatttttcatctaaaaataccaaaaataaatgttagttTACTTTCATTCGAAGCATCTAAAAATcccttataataaaatatgttcatACAATGTAAACTAttgaacatttatttaaaaaaaaagagttatctgtatattacaaattaattgcttttcctattttaataatatgttacatagaaAGAGGGCAtcttatatagatatactcTTTGCTATGTTGCTATTTTgcaacaaaacataaaaatacataatctaCTGAATTACATTTGAAGTGGTCTAGAAAATATCAGACTAtacaaaaaattgaaaatgcattattttattattataatgtgcAGTTCTTAAATCATCTACCAAGtattgttacaaaaataaatttaatatttatgtctaTTGTTAATATGAGTTGATTTTATCAATGATAAAGCAATGGGTCGCTGTGCCaggaattaaatttatctttaaatgcTTTCTTACCAATTTTTGGCTTTGTCTTTCCACTAACTTCCtggcaattaaaaaatataattcagaATAGAATTTGACATACATGAGTCACATgtaacatcaggtaagcttCCTTCTCTAATTCTAAAAACTAGGCAGATATCATAAAAATACCCTGCAACATACCTGAGATTTCAGAGTTCTATTTTTGGAGACTTTCATTCTTTGACGTTCCTTTCTGACTTTTTCAATGATGGCTGATACTGACTCCTCTAAACCCAATTTTCTTGCAATTATCAATTGTATAAGATacaatttctaaaaataaagtgAAAGTTTTAAATACCTAAGACATGAAGTATAAATTTCAAATGTCTAAATAACAAGTCAAAGCAAGAATACAATTGTTGAGCATTTAtcagttattataattaatctttatatacttacactttttttttaattaaatcaagtTTAAATTGGTCAAGGGACAAGATAAGTCTTAATTAGCCtacatttaatatgaataGGGTAAATCCTTACTTTGTAATTAGAAGGTAAGCCATAATGTTTCGAAAGTAGTTGTAAATCCCGATAACTACATTTCTGTAATTCTTCTGTAATTTTATGACTATCGGTCTCCATATTTCTTAACGAAACAATTAAAACGTGTTAGGAAGCAACCGTACTtaacttatgttaaataaatgtgttttcTCTTTTATGGGcactatttaatataagttaactaaatatacattaacaaTTTTCATCTTAGTTTCGCACTTTCATTCTAATTTctagtagaaaaaaatatatacttccCAGTTTCCCGTAC harbors:
- the LOC125053240 gene encoding uncharacterized protein LOC125053240 yields the protein METDSHKITEELQKCSYRDLQLLSKHYGLPSNYKKLYLIQLIIARKLGLEESVSAIIEKVRKERQRMKVSKNRTLKSQMKNKKLPTFSPPITATPRLKLARNMTDIHISKYNTRQSLLARFMNADTPKNLDAHKTLKQYENLSVRNYQRKTNQLVDEQIHKVELTSQCFMKRQVNADIIMRKDNVKVTYNTSATQTIAPLPAKRQRILSGIYPIQPNPIVKLQKADLTLRRNDGTVSKVNAFIQEKPPPTSEIIRDVLQDLERNNSEHNFIQRNMSIDSAFCEANTSIETNDGVEILYYEKRVEQTKYETYQENGLPKIADVFSKFHHRDYEQQLFVQVSAESDECSYSTYMPQTTVQTIQLETIYNFKSLFTNSSLLQISTKSKTTCTNSTMTIMSTKVYPTSTVLSHNAYPRYDVNYANGSDHVDMLLCKEPMQQPDNSDYLNNNIAEFSETVSDRNGGNVTIPEMVEDALEVISQDEEYMKCVDIDTKVNCVLCNWCGPGIVVDYHIQKIHENEVMKQVTNDWNITFTLGALVQEPLWCSRVLEYESIFYVLSAKYEEPDVFMATLTSHSTDFTFKTGSITVFNKTTGEPFTWEGEIKCLSPDWPYSKNINGLKINLSKLDLMPQIYPIAGQPGLNDVHIILFARLYN